One window of Chlamydia sp. 04-14 genomic DNA carries:
- a CDS encoding type II secretion system F family protein produces the protein MPRYRYTYLNAKERRKQDWLEALHIQEAREKLAQQGVKLLSIREVPPRRVRIKNSELIIFSKQMLLLLRSGLPLYESLSSLRDQYQGQGMSGLLTAFMENLRSGGSLSQAMAAYPDIFDNFYRSAVLAGESVGNLEGCLQNIIVVLEEREQMSKKLMAALSYPIVLLVFSVAVILFFLTGVIPSLKETFENMEPNTLTSIVFGLSDFVCKYKYLLLATLGAGIAGIAVTRRKPFWKKWFEKTLFSIPGVKKFFIKLGFSRFCSVVSAILRGGGTLIEGLELGCGAVPYDMLREDMKQIIHAVIEGSSLSKELAKRPWVPKLALGMVSLGEESGELADVLGHVAHIYNEDTQKTLTWITSWCQPVILVFLGGIIGIIMLAILIPLTSNIQIL, from the coding sequence ATGCCACGCTATCGCTATACCTACCTCAATGCAAAAGAACGACGTAAACAAGATTGGTTAGAAGCATTACATATTCAAGAAGCAAGAGAAAAACTTGCCCAACAGGGGGTAAAGCTACTCTCTATTCGGGAAGTGCCTCCACGTCGTGTACGGATAAAAAATAGCGAGCTGATCATCTTCTCAAAACAGATGCTTCTTCTTCTTCGTTCAGGATTACCTCTATATGAAAGCTTATCTTCCCTTCGAGATCAGTATCAGGGACAGGGAATGTCAGGATTATTGACGGCATTCATGGAAAATTTGCGTTCGGGAGGATCTTTGTCACAGGCAATGGCAGCGTATCCTGATATTTTTGATAATTTTTATCGCAGCGCTGTCCTCGCTGGAGAAAGTGTCGGTAATTTAGAAGGATGTCTGCAAAACATTATCGTTGTTCTAGAAGAACGTGAGCAAATGTCTAAGAAGCTTATGGCAGCTCTTAGCTACCCAATAGTTTTACTTGTGTTTTCTGTAGCTGTAATTCTCTTTTTCCTCACAGGAGTCATTCCCTCTTTGAAAGAGACATTTGAGAATATGGAGCCTAACACACTTACATCTATAGTATTTGGTCTTAGCGATTTTGTTTGTAAGTATAAGTATCTTCTTCTTGCGACATTAGGAGCTGGGATAGCGGGTATAGCCGTCACACGACGTAAACCCTTTTGGAAAAAATGGTTTGAAAAAACCCTATTTTCAATTCCCGGGGTGAAGAAATTCTTTATCAAATTAGGATTTAGCAGATTTTGTTCAGTAGTTTCAGCGATTCTTCGCGGTGGAGGGACGCTGATAGAAGGACTAGAGTTAGGCTGTGGGGCGGTTCCTTACGATATGTTGCGTGAGGACATGAAACAAATAATCCACGCCGTTATCGAGGGAAGCTCATTAAGTAAAGAATTAGCAAAACGACCTTGGGTGCCGAAATTAGCATTAGGCATGGTCTCTTTAGGAGAAGAATCCGGAGAGCTTGCTGATGTGTTGGGGCATGTCGCTCATATTTATAATGAAGATACCCAAAAAACACTAACCTGGATAACCTCATGGTGCCAACCAGTTATCCTTGTGTTTCTTGGAGGAATTATAGGAATTATTATGTTGGCAATACTTATCCCGCTAACAAGCAATATTCAAATTTTATAG
- a CDS encoding type II secretion system protein, protein MKKQKRKQSITLIEMMVVITLIGIVGGALAFNMRGSIQKGKVFQSEQNCAKVYDILMMEYATGGASLREIVDQKESVLEGAAWCKDGKKLLKDAWGEDIVVKLNDQGDDLIVFSQRAAGTNSKRG, encoded by the coding sequence ATGAAAAAACAAAAACGTAAACAGTCCATCACATTAATCGAGATGATGGTTGTTATCACATTGATCGGTATTGTTGGAGGAGCTTTAGCTTTTAATATGCGCGGCAGCATTCAAAAAGGGAAAGTTTTTCAATCAGAGCAAAATTGTGCCAAAGTCTACGACATCCTAATGATGGAGTATGCAACTGGAGGAGCGTCTCTAAGAGAGATCGTAGATCAGAAAGAATCTGTTCTTGAAGGAGCCGCATGGTGCAAAGACGGGAAGAAATTATTGAAAGATGCTTGGGGAGAAGACATCGTTGTAAAACTCAATGATCAGGGTGATGATTTGATAGTCTTTTCTCAAAGAGCCGCGGGAACAAATAGTAAGCGCGGATAG
- a CDS encoding type II secretion system protein: MTLHKKRSKRSFLLIEVLLSLSLVCLVLMPCIRFYCGVRRSFEDDIVNLQLPAVIDNCFFAVEDNMREQMLNGNFPTSGSGELSCVVYTSQGNEIRVPYVYSMDIRKGVRVEANIVKACFADVVIEIFPNQKYTTSVQRSVCVVI; the protein is encoded by the coding sequence ATGACGCTTCATAAAAAAAGATCAAAGCGGAGTTTTCTGCTGATAGAGGTATTGCTGTCGTTATCACTAGTTTGTCTAGTGCTAATGCCCTGCATCCGTTTTTATTGTGGCGTTCGTAGATCTTTTGAAGACGATATTGTTAATCTACAGTTGCCCGCTGTGATTGATAATTGTTTTTTTGCTGTTGAAGATAACATGCGGGAGCAAATGCTCAATGGAAATTTTCCCACATCGGGTTCTGGAGAGCTTTCCTGTGTTGTTTATACGAGTCAAGGAAATGAAATTCGTGTTCCCTATGTATATTCTATGGATATTCGTAAGGGAGTGCGTGTAGAGGCTAACATTGTAAAAGCATGTTTTGCAGATGTTGTCATCGAGATTTTCCCTAATCAAAAATATACAACGTCCGTGCAAAGAAGCGTATGCGTAGTAATATAA
- a CDS encoding DUF1494 domain-containing protein — MRSNITSSKKRKRSFLLMEVLVSITLFALLFSVLGFWQRQMFCSNRRNERVYKTFLQESYAYKKLRTVFCATSHIEEIPGALCSVVFDRGVYRDPELAGEVAGSLYYHQSLGRLELQIRSLRNHTKVETALLLDNVSKIDIVPQRNTGDQELPERLLIVIHRSFPEGSERILSYQFALGK; from the coding sequence ATGCGTAGTAATATAACATCCTCAAAAAAAAGGAAGCGGTCCTTCCTGCTTATGGAAGTTCTAGTATCCATAACCCTGTTTGCCCTGCTTTTTAGTGTTTTGGGGTTTTGGCAAAGGCAGATGTTTTGTTCTAACAGACGCAATGAGCGTGTTTACAAAACTTTTTTACAGGAAAGCTACGCTTATAAAAAATTGCGAACGGTATTTTGTGCGACATCCCACATTGAAGAGATCCCAGGAGCTTTATGCTCAGTAGTTTTTGATCGAGGTGTGTATCGAGATCCTGAGCTTGCCGGAGAAGTCGCCGGCTCTCTATACTATCATCAAAGTCTAGGCCGATTAGAATTACAAATACGCAGTTTGCGAAATCATACTAAGGTAGAAACGGCATTACTTTTAGATAACGTCTCGAAAATAGATATTGTTCCTCAGAGGAACACCGGGGATCAGGAACTTCCGGAGAGATTACTGATAGTAATTCATAGGAGTTTCCCTGAGGGTAGTGAGCGGATATTGTCGTACCAATTCGCGTTGGGGAAATAG
- a CDS encoding EscT/YscT/HrcT family type III secretion system export apparatus protein, with translation MAISLPELVSVFGSSYLDYILQKPPAYVWSVFLLLLSRLLPIFAIVPFLGGKLFPAPIKIGIALSWVAIIFPKVLMSTHIANYLDDDVFYILIVKELCIGTLIGFILSFPFYAAQSAGSFITNQQGIQGLEGATSLISIEQTSPHGIFYHYFVTIVFWLSGGHRIVLTLLLQSLEIIPIHKFLPMEMMSLDAPIWITLIKMCQLCLIMTIQLSAPAAVAMLMSDLFLGIINRMAPQVQVIYLLSALKAFMGLLFLTLAWWFIVKQIDYFTLAWFKEAPIMLLGSSPKVL, from the coding sequence ATGGCAATCTCTTTACCAGAGCTTGTTTCTGTTTTTGGTTCTTCATATCTTGATTATATTTTGCAAAAGCCTCCAGCTTACGTATGGAGCGTATTTTTGCTTCTTTTATCTCGATTACTTCCTATATTTGCTATTGTTCCCTTCCTAGGAGGCAAGTTATTTCCAGCACCTATTAAAATAGGTATTGCGCTTTCTTGGGTGGCTATTATTTTCCCTAAGGTGCTGATGAGCACGCATATTGCAAATTATCTAGACGATGATGTCTTCTATATTCTCATTGTCAAGGAACTTTGCATAGGTACGTTAATTGGTTTCATCCTATCTTTTCCTTTCTATGCTGCCCAGTCTGCAGGATCGTTTATTACCAACCAACAGGGTATTCAAGGCTTAGAGGGAGCAACATCACTGATCTCCATCGAGCAAACTTCTCCTCATGGAATCTTCTATCATTACTTTGTAACTATTGTCTTCTGGCTTTCTGGAGGACATAGGATTGTTTTAACACTTTTATTGCAATCTCTGGAGATAATCCCTATTCATAAGTTTCTCCCTATGGAGATGATGTCGTTAGATGCGCCAATTTGGATTACGCTAATTAAAATGTGTCAGCTATGTCTTATTATGACTATCCAACTTAGCGCTCCAGCAGCAGTAGCCATGCTCATGTCTGATTTATTCTTAGGAATCATCAATAGGATGGCCCCACAAGTTCAGGTTATCTATCTTCTTTCTGCTTTGAAAGCCTTCATGGGTCTATTATTCCTAACTCTTGCCTGGTGGTTCATAGTCAAGCAAATCGACTATTTCACTTTAGCTTGGTTTAAAGAAGCTCCCATCATGCTTTTAGGATCCAGCCCTAAAGTTCTATAG
- the sctS gene encoding type III secretion system export apparatus subunit SctS: MIALAASFKSMLFEYSYQSLLLILIISAPPIILASIVGIMVAIFQAATQIQEQTFAFAIKLVVIFGTLMISGGWLSNMIFRFASQIFQNFYKWK; encoded by the coding sequence GTGATAGCACTTGCCGCAAGCTTTAAATCCATGCTCTTTGAGTATTCATATCAGTCATTGTTACTGATTTTGATTATCTCTGCGCCTCCTATTATCCTTGCCTCTATTGTCGGTATCATGGTCGCAATTTTCCAAGCCGCAACGCAAATCCAAGAGCAAACATTTGCTTTTGCTATCAAACTCGTTGTTATTTTTGGTACCTTGATGATTTCCGGAGGATGGCTAAGCAATATGATTTTCCGTTTTGCCTCTCAGATCTTCCAAAACTTTTATAAATGGAAATAA
- the sctR gene encoding type III secretion system export apparatus subunit SctR, producing MRFIFRTFLCMFILSAPWCFADTYDSSCPSRCNPPKPTELSIAAQQPEVKKTYPQPTFRERVTANDVLPQEHLSEGSFSDTYPDLTTQAVILIFLALSPFLVMLLTSYLKIIITLVLLRNALGVQQTPPSQVLNGIALILSIYVMFPTGVAMYNDARKEIQGNTIPRDLFSAEGAETVFVALNKSKEPLRSFLIRNTPKAQIQSFYKISQKTFPQEIREHMTASDFVIIIPAFIMGQIKNAFEIGVLIYLPFFVIDLVTANVLVAMQMMMLSPLSISLPLKLLLVVMVDGWTLLLQGLMISFK from the coding sequence ATGCGTTTCATTTTTCGTACTTTCCTTTGTATGTTTATCTTGAGCGCACCGTGGTGTTTTGCAGATACCTACGATTCGTCTTGTCCTTCTCGCTGTAATCCTCCTAAACCTACAGAATTGTCGATAGCTGCTCAACAACCTGAGGTGAAGAAAACTTATCCTCAGCCGACTTTCCGAGAAAGAGTAACTGCTAATGATGTGCTTCCTCAAGAACATCTTTCTGAAGGGAGTTTTTCAGATACATATCCGGATCTGACAACACAGGCAGTTATCTTAATTTTCTTAGCATTATCACCTTTCCTCGTGATGTTGCTAACATCATACTTAAAAATTATCATTACTCTTGTTCTATTAAGGAACGCTTTGGGTGTTCAGCAAACGCCCCCTAGCCAGGTCCTTAATGGCATAGCATTGATTCTTTCTATTTATGTGATGTTTCCTACAGGAGTTGCTATGTACAACGACGCTAGGAAAGAGATACAAGGAAATACCATTCCCAGAGATTTATTCTCTGCAGAAGGCGCTGAAACTGTTTTCGTAGCGTTGAATAAATCTAAAGAACCTTTACGATCCTTTTTAATACGCAATACACCGAAAGCTCAGATCCAAAGTTTCTATAAGATTTCTCAGAAAACGTTTCCACAGGAGATCCGTGAGCATATGACCGCCTCGGATTTCGTGATTATTATTCCTGCTTTTATTATGGGGCAGATTAAAAATGCTTTTGAAATTGGCGTTCTAATTTACCTACCGTTTTTTGTGATCGACCTAGTCACAGCGAACGTTTTGGTAGCTATGCAAATGATGATGCTTTCCCCATTATCTATTTCGCTACCATTAAAATTACTTCTTGTTGTGATGGTGGATGGTTGGACGTTATTACTTCAAGGTCTCATGATTAGCTTTAAATAG
- a CDS encoding HrpE/YscL family type III secretion apparatus protein has product MKFFSLIFKHDEVAPNKKILSPEAFSALLDAKELLDKTKEDSESYTNETKQECEVLRKEAKDQGFKEGSEQWSSQLAYLEKETHDLRNKVKEALVPLAIASVKKILGKELEIHPEAIVSIIAKALKELTQHKKIIIHVNPKDLPIVEQNRPELKKIVEYADTLIIAPKADVTQGGCVIETEAGIVNAQLDVQLAALEKAFSTILKQQNPVDEPQPKQQAPADKAQGKQE; this is encoded by the coding sequence ATGAAGTTTTTTAGTTTAATTTTTAAACATGATGAAGTCGCACCGAATAAAAAAATCCTTTCTCCTGAGGCTTTTTCAGCTCTGCTTGATGCTAAAGAACTCCTAGACAAAACAAAAGAAGATAGTGAATCTTACACTAATGAAACAAAACAGGAGTGTGAGGTGCTTCGTAAAGAAGCTAAGGATCAAGGATTCAAAGAAGGCAGCGAACAATGGAGCTCTCAGCTTGCTTATTTAGAAAAAGAAACTCATGATCTTCGTAATAAAGTTAAGGAAGCTCTTGTTCCTTTAGCAATTGCTAGTGTGAAAAAGATTCTCGGTAAGGAATTAGAAATTCATCCCGAAGCGATAGTTTCTATCATTGCCAAAGCATTGAAAGAGCTCACCCAACATAAAAAAATTATTATTCACGTAAATCCAAAAGATCTCCCAATTGTTGAGCAAAATCGTCCTGAGTTGAAGAAAATTGTCGAGTACGCTGACACTTTAATCATTGCCCCTAAAGCTGATGTTACCCAAGGGGGTTGTGTTATAGAAACAGAAGCTGGTATTGTAAATGCTCAATTGGATGTACAATTAGCTGCTTTAGAAAAAGCGTTCTCTACTATACTAAAACAACAAAATCCTGTAGATGAACCTCAACCTAAGCAACAAGCACCTGCAGATAAAGCTCAGGGCAAGCAAGAATAA
- the sctJ gene encoding type III secretion system inner membrane ring lipoprotein SctJ produces MFRSSISWCLFFVMTLFCCTSCNSRSLIVHGLPGREANEIVVLLVSKGVAAQKQPQAAASTGGASTEQLWDIAVPAAQITEALAILNQAGLPRMKGTSLLDLFAKQGLVPSEMQEKIRYQEGLSEQMASTIRKMDGIVDASVQISFTTEAEDNLPLTASVYIKHRGVLDNPNSIMVSKIKRLVASAVPGLSTENVSVISDRASYSDITINGPWGLSDEIDYVSVWGIILAKSSLGKFRLIFYFLILTLFVISCGLLWVIWKTHTLILSLGGAKGFFDPSPYSKVALEAKKPEEGTGEKKEGQPTQPNQEEAEGPKDNAPEASEGNEENEDV; encoded by the coding sequence ATGTTTCGTAGTTCTATTTCTTGGTGCTTATTCTTTGTAATGACCTTATTTTGCTGTACAAGTTGTAACAGCAGATCGCTAATCGTTCATGGGCTTCCAGGAAGGGAAGCTAATGAGATTGTCGTTCTACTTGTTAGCAAAGGAGTCGCTGCTCAAAAGCAACCACAGGCTGCAGCTTCTACAGGAGGAGCCTCTACCGAACAGCTCTGGGATATTGCTGTTCCCGCTGCGCAAATTACCGAAGCTTTAGCAATTTTAAATCAAGCTGGCCTTCCTCGTATGAAAGGGACGAGCCTCTTAGACCTATTCGCCAAGCAAGGTCTTGTTCCATCAGAAATGCAGGAAAAGATCCGTTATCAAGAAGGTCTTTCCGAGCAAATGGCCTCTACTATTAGAAAGATGGATGGAATTGTAGACGCTAGCGTACAGATTTCTTTCACAACAGAAGCTGAAGACAACCTTCCTTTAACAGCCTCCGTCTATATCAAACATCGTGGAGTTTTAGATAATCCAAATAGCATCATGGTTTCTAAAATTAAGCGATTAGTTGCCAGTGCTGTTCCAGGTCTTTCTACAGAAAACGTTTCCGTTATTAGTGATCGCGCCTCTTATAGTGATATTACTATTAATGGTCCTTGGGGACTATCCGATGAAATCGATTATGTCTCCGTATGGGGAATTATCTTAGCGAAATCTTCATTAGGTAAATTCCGTCTTATCTTTTATTTCTTAATACTTACCTTATTCGTTATCTCTTGTGGATTACTTTGGGTAATTTGGAAAACGCATACATTGATTCTTTCCTTAGGTGGAGCAAAAGGTTTCTTCGACCCTTCTCCATATTCTAAAGTTGCCCTAGAAGCTAAGAAACCTGAAGAAGGTACTGGAGAGAAAAAAGAAGGACAACCAACGCAACCTAATCAAGAGGAAGCGGAAGGTCCTAAAGACAATGCACCAGAGGCATCAGAAGGAAACGAAGAAAATGAGGATGTCTAG
- the lipA gene encoding lipoyl synthase: MNEASDETQKPQQGKRFAERLPKWLRQVLPKGSVFAHTDATIKRTGMATVCEEALCPNRTRCWSRKTATYLALGDACTRRCGFCNIDFTKKPLPPDPEEPQKIAESAKILQLKHIVLTMVARDDLEDGGASCLVRIIDTLHQELPESTVEMLASDFQGNVDALHTLLDSGLTIYNHNVETVERLTPVVRHKATYRRSLFMLEQAALYLPDLKIKSGIMVGLGEQESEVKQTLKDLANHGVKIVTIGQYLRPSRLHIPVKSYVTPETFDYYRTMGESLGLFVYAGPFVRSSFNADIVLHDLENKHSEMTKISN, translated from the coding sequence ATGAATGAAGCTTCCGATGAAACACAAAAACCTCAACAAGGTAAACGTTTCGCCGAGCGCCTTCCTAAATGGCTAAGGCAAGTTTTACCTAAAGGTTCAGTCTTTGCCCATACAGATGCCACTATAAAGCGCACGGGAATGGCTACAGTATGTGAAGAGGCCTTATGTCCTAACCGCACGCGTTGCTGGTCAAGAAAGACAGCAACATACCTAGCTTTAGGAGATGCGTGCACTAGACGATGTGGCTTTTGTAACATCGATTTTACGAAAAAACCCCTACCCCCTGATCCTGAAGAACCTCAAAAAATTGCAGAATCAGCAAAAATTCTTCAGCTTAAGCACATTGTTTTAACCATGGTAGCTCGTGATGATCTAGAGGATGGTGGCGCAAGTTGCTTAGTTCGCATTATTGATACCTTACATCAGGAACTTCCAGAGTCTACTGTAGAAATGCTAGCTTCAGATTTTCAAGGGAATGTTGATGCTCTACATACATTGTTAGATTCAGGATTAACTATTTATAATCATAATGTGGAAACTGTTGAACGGTTAACACCTGTAGTACGACATAAAGCAACATATCGCAGATCTTTATTTATGTTAGAGCAGGCAGCGCTGTATCTTCCTGATCTTAAAATCAAATCGGGAATTATGGTCGGGCTTGGAGAACAAGAAAGTGAAGTAAAACAAACATTAAAAGATCTTGCCAATCACGGAGTAAAAATCGTCACTATAGGACAATACCTACGTCCTTCTAGATTACATATACCGGTAAAAAGCTATGTCACTCCCGAAACTTTTGATTACTACCGTACAATGGGAGAGTCTTTAGGGCTCTTTGTTTATGCAGGACCTTTTGTCCGCTCTAGTTTCAATGCTGATATCGTTTTACATGACTTGGAAAATAAACACTCTGAAATGACGAAAATTTCGAACTAG
- the lpdA gene encoding dihydrolipoyl dehydrogenase: MSTDFDCVVIGAGPGGYVAAITAAQQGLKTALIEEQQAGGTCLNRGCIPSKALLVGAGIVSQIKHAKQFGINIDGYSIDYPAMVQRKNTVINGIRQGLEGLIRSNKITILNGRGSLISSTEVRVKGQDTTVIKAKYIIIATGSESRPFPGVPFSSRVLCSTGILNLTELPKKLAIIGGGVIGCEFASLFNTLGVEITIIEVADQILSVNNADISRTMLDKFSRQGIRVLTKASIGHLEDIGDRVKITVNDQTEEYDYVLVAIGRQFNTTDIGLDNAGVIRNERGIIPVDETMRTNVANIFAIGDITGKWLLAHVASHQGVVAGKNAAGHNEVMDYSAVPAVIFTFPEVAMVGLSLEAAQQQSIPAKLTKFPFKAIGKAVAMAEADGFAAIISHESTQQILGAYVVGPHAASLIAEMTLAVRNELTLPCIYETIHAHPTLAEVWAESALLATNHPLHLPPPRL; the protein is encoded by the coding sequence ATGAGTACAGATTTTGACTGTGTTGTTATTGGTGCTGGACCTGGGGGTTATGTTGCAGCGATTACTGCAGCGCAACAAGGATTAAAGACCGCACTTATTGAAGAACAACAGGCCGGAGGCACATGTTTAAATCGTGGCTGTATTCCCTCTAAAGCTCTATTAGTAGGCGCAGGTATTGTTTCCCAAATTAAACATGCCAAGCAATTCGGGATAAACATTGATGGTTATTCCATAGATTACCCTGCAATGGTCCAAAGAAAAAATACTGTCATTAATGGCATACGTCAGGGATTGGAAGGGCTCATACGTAGTAATAAAATTACTATTTTGAATGGCCGAGGATCCTTAATTTCATCCACTGAGGTAAGGGTTAAAGGTCAAGATACTACAGTTATCAAAGCTAAATATATTATCATAGCTACAGGGTCAGAATCACGTCCCTTCCCAGGAGTTCCTTTCTCATCTCGTGTGCTATGCTCAACGGGCATTTTAAACCTCACAGAACTTCCTAAAAAGCTCGCCATTATCGGCGGAGGTGTTATTGGCTGTGAATTTGCTTCTCTGTTCAATACTTTAGGAGTAGAAATCACTATCATAGAAGTCGCTGATCAAATTCTTTCCGTGAATAATGCTGATATTTCTAGAACCATGTTGGATAAGTTTTCACGCCAGGGAATTCGCGTGCTTACTAAAGCGTCCATTGGACATTTAGAAGATATTGGTGACAGAGTAAAAATTACTGTGAATGATCAGACTGAAGAATACGATTATGTTCTAGTTGCCATTGGGCGTCAATTCAACACTACGGACATTGGATTGGATAATGCTGGAGTGATTCGCAACGAGCGTGGTATTATCCCTGTAGATGAGACTATGAGAACCAACGTCGCAAATATCTTTGCTATTGGAGATATCACAGGAAAATGGTTACTTGCTCACGTTGCTTCCCATCAGGGAGTTGTTGCAGGTAAAAATGCTGCAGGCCACAACGAAGTTATGGATTATTCAGCAGTACCTGCAGTAATTTTTACCTTCCCAGAAGTTGCTATGGTAGGTCTTTCTTTAGAGGCTGCCCAACAACAAAGCATTCCTGCGAAACTCACTAAGTTCCCTTTTAAAGCTATTGGCAAGGCAGTAGCTATGGCAGAAGCTGATGGCTTTGCGGCTATTATTAGCCATGAATCTACACAACAGATTCTTGGGGCTTATGTAGTAGGCCCTCATGCAGCATCATTAATTGCAGAAATGACATTAGCAGTACGTAATGAGCTAACTCTACCTTGTATCTATGAGACTATACATGCTCATCCAACTCTTGCTGAAGTTTGGGCAGAAAGCGCCCTATTAGCAACAAACCACCCTCTACACTTACCTCCTCCAAGACTATGA
- a CDS encoding phage holin family protein → MPFAKEAEMQRTCWKCEGSVSMHMPQCPYCSAFLQDPPVASGGFSSCHISFPEGSTKGESEDLFAVSSEDWEAVLSDQNTFQKPTEQSEADWNWLQHWPLVALFLGAGFLAFALIILLFATDAGLTLTWPKNRAYLYGIVGALFAYRGYLKLSE, encoded by the coding sequence ATGCCATTTGCTAAAGAAGCAGAGATGCAGCGCACATGTTGGAAGTGTGAAGGTAGCGTATCTATGCATATGCCCCAGTGTCCCTATTGCAGTGCATTTCTTCAAGATCCTCCGGTAGCTTCGGGAGGGTTTTCTTCATGTCATATTTCTTTCCCAGAAGGCTCTACAAAGGGAGAATCTGAAGATCTTTTTGCTGTTTCTTCAGAGGATTGGGAAGCTGTTCTTAGTGATCAAAATACTTTCCAAAAACCTACGGAACAGTCTGAAGCTGATTGGAATTGGTTACAGCATTGGCCTCTTGTTGCCTTATTTTTAGGCGCAGGATTTTTAGCTTTTGCTTTGATTATTCTTTTATTTGCTACAGATGCTGGACTGACGTTGACATGGCCTAAAAACCGAGCTTATCTTTATGGCATTGTCGGTGCTTTGTTTGCTTATCGCGGTTACTTGAAGCTTTCGGAATAA